The genomic window CTGGCGTTTTTAGCGGCAATAGGGCTGTTTGAATCCTTGCAATCAACGATTTACGAGCTGGCGCGTCAGGTCGCTAAGTTCGCCCCGGATGACGTTCGCATTCTGATTCGCAGCTTGATCCAAGAGCTTAGCATTACGAGAAATCAAAGGCTGTTTTCTTTAAGCTTTATTGCCTCGCTCTGGGCATTTTCGGGTGCCCTGAGCGCGGCGATGGCAGCGCTTGATCAAATTTATCAAATTCCTCCCTCTCAAACTCGACCGTTTTGGCTAGCTAAACTGGTTTCTCTGGCTCTCACCCTTGGGACGATTTTGCTCCTGATCAACGCCTCAGCATTGGTGTTTATTAGTGACCTAATCGTGCGATTGGTTGCCAGCCAAGGTGATAATACCGTGGAGTATGGATTACTGAGACTTTGGCGTCTGTTTATGTGGCCTGTGGCTTTAGGAATTGTTTCTGTTGCCTTTGGCTTTATCTATCGCTATGGACCAAGCCGGTGGCCTGTTGGAACGCCGGTTATGCCTGGTGCTGTTTTGGCGGCACTCTTCTGGGCAATTTTATCTGGTTTGTTTCGGCTGTATGTTTCCCATTTTGGGGACTATAACCGAACTTATGGGATTGTCGGTGCTGTGATTGTTTTGTTGCTGTGGCTGTACTTGAGTTCGCTGGTGATGCTGATTGGCGCTCAGTTAAATGTGACAGTTGGCGAGGCAATGCGCCGGCCTCAATAGGGGAAGGAAAATAGGGACTAACAACTGAGCACCGAGTACTGAACACTTAAAATTCAGTACCTTCCCCTGCGGCTTTGTAGCCGGCTGATGATGCCGGTGGCGATAGAAAGTAAGATTAATATCCAAAGGATCGATCCGGGAATGAATGTAAGAATTCCAAAGCCTCTCAGCAGCCATACAAGGACTGTCAACCCTAAGACAATGCCAAAAATGTATGGCAGAATTGCAGTTCCAGAATTGAAAGAGCGGCTCATGGTTACTTCTCCTAACACGATCAGGGTGAGTATTCACACCAACGATAACAAGCTGGAAGCGATTTCACAAAAGTCACCCACATTTTAAACTGTATAAACCTTGTTGGTTTATGTACGTCTTTATATAGATATTTGGCTAAATTTTGACGAACCCCGGTTAGCTTACAGCCAGGACTCCTTTTCAGAGCTAAGATATGACCATTCCAGACTTAATTGCATAGCTTCATTTGGAAGTAGCCCTCATGACTGCACTGACTCCTTCAGACTATCTTGATTCAGCAATGGCTTCAGATTGGCATCCAGCTGCTCGAGCATCACTCTTACGCGGTGAGATTTTGATCGCAACTCAATCTCATACTGCTTGGGGTGGTGCTGTAACTGCTTCAATGTATTTATCTTTATCCCGCTCAAAAGCTTGGCAGCAGCTAACTGATTATCCACGCTGGGTACAATTTTTTCCCGATCTGACTCACTCTCAGGTGTTGGAATTGAATCAAAACAGCAAGCGTTTATATCAAGTTGCCAGGAAAACGTTCTTATTTTTGAGTATTCAAGCTGAAATATACCTAAAGGTTGTAGAAATTTCTCATCGGCAAATTAAATTTTACTTTGAGAAAGGAAATTTTGTAGATTTTTCAGCAGATTTAAAGTTAGAAGATTGCGACACCGGCACGATAATTACCTATTCTGTGCAGGCAACTCCCTCAATTCCAGTGCCTTCTATTTTCATTCAACAGGCAATGCACCTTGACTTGCCGGCGAATATGCGGCAAATGCGAAAAGTGATGTGCGAGCAGTAAGCCTTTTTGTCTGGGTTTAACGCAAAGGATACAGAGAAGTTAAGACGGTGTTCCTCTGCGTCTTCCTTTGCGTTAAAAGCTCAAGGCTAGATGTTGAATTTATCTTTACTGAGCAGTCAGCAACTCTGCCGGCAGCCGCTTGAAGGCGAGGCGCTCATTTTCGACATCCACATAAATTGTGTCGCCGTCGTTGAATTCTGCGCGCCGAAGCTTCTTAACGAGTACCAGTCGCTCTCCCATAGCTTAAGCGTAGAGCGTTTTAAAAAAGACTTTCAAATTCCACACAGTCAAAAATTTTAAGAACTGTGTTATCTGTCGCGTTTATTATTTTTATCCCCTTCTTTTCAGCAATTTTATTCAAATCGTAGTATTTCTTAAAAATTTCATAAATAGCTTTAAAGCATTCTACATAATACCGATCTCCCCAAACTCTCTGAATTTCATTCTTTTGGTGAATTCCGTTAGTATAAAATCTCCTTTCTGATTCTTGATCAAACATAAAATGATTGCTATCCATGCCCAAAAGATATATTTGTTTAAATCCCAAATATAAAGCAATTACTATAGCCATTAACGAACAAGTAAAACTGGTAAATAACGGAGTTTCTAAATCGATAAATTTATCAAGGCTTCTATTACAGAAATCTCCACTAAAATAATAATTAACATCTATCTTTTTGAATAATTCATCATTCTGATTTACGATTTCATAGGCTGAAGGATTTTTTTGCTTCAATAACCCTCTGTGAGACAATCCAAGGAAAAGGATCGTATTAGCGCACAAGTTTGCATCCATATCTTTGAACCAGGCCAACCATTCTTCATCTGTCTGAGGTTGGTGAAGTGGTGCAACTACATAGTATTGAGGTTTGATAAACTCGTAAAGAGGGTGGACATAGAAATTATTCAGTGCCATAACTTTTTCATTTTCCAACAGCCTTAAATCGATGTTTTTTATTGATGGCCCACTCCCAATGATGAAGCATCTCCCTGTTTCTGTATTCTTAAGCTGGGAATTTTTTTGAATTAATTTTCTGTATTTTTGAAATTCAAGAAAATACAAAGCATTCATCAATTCTCCGAATAAAAGTGGAGGGAGAATCTGACGGGCTAATTCTTTAGGACTCATAACCATTTTTCCAGCTTTTCTAAAGCTATCCAGAAACCCTCCCCTTGATTATGATGTCCTTGCCAAATTTCAGGGATAAATGAGGCTGTCGGTGAGGCTTTTTCTAGAAATTCGGCTAAAGCTGGAAAATCCATATCCCCTTCCCCGATTTGCAAACCCTCTCCATCTACACCGGCAGCGTCTGCAATATGAAAATGAGCTGTGTGAGGTGCGACTTGTTCAACAAACTGATTAAATGACCAATTGTAATGGTTACTTGCCAATTTGGAATGGGAAATATCTAGACAGACGCGATAGCCATGCTCACGGCAGAATTCAACAGTATCATCGGGTTCTACAAACAAATTTAAATAGAGCTGACCCCCAAAATACCAAGGAAAGGGGGGCAGAGTTTGAGGGATAATTTCTACTCCCTTTGTATCCAGTTCTGACAGGCTTTTAGCAATTAAATCATACCACTGGCGGCGCTCTGAGACAGGTATGGGTGCGTCTGTTGTAAACCCCCCCAAATTTCCGACAATTAAAGGACGCGAGGCTTTTTTGAAAAAAGGCTTAAGTGTTCGCGTTACATCAATTACTCTCTGTAGCTCTCTGACTGAATGTTGCCGATAGTTTTCATCTAGAGCGCAGAGATTTAACAAATGATCGCCTGCAAACAATTCAGGACTGTGAACCACCAAATCTAAATCATAAGTTTGGTTAAAAAATTGATGGATATCTTGCTCCAAGTCCCGGTAACTCAAGTGAAACTCCAGCAAATCCGGGTTAGATTTAGCTAAAATAGTTTTAAAATCATGGTAGCGAACCGGCAGACCCCAAGGCCGGTTAAATTTGTAATGGCGGGATTTAACAGTTTCTTGTTCTAAGTCACCGGCAAAGAAAAAGTCACCAGCTTTCAAGGATCTTTTTGCCTTTAAACCGATCAAATCTGATTTGCGATTGGGCTGTAAACCTTTTCCTGGACTCTTGACTACAATCATCTCTGCTGTGATGACTTGTCCCGGTTCCAAATCGCAATTAATAACCAAACTTTTTGCTAAGGTTGCTCGGTTCATTAATTCCCCTTGGGAAAGTCTGCGGGGTGCGGCGGTTCCCAACGCTTGCTCAACCTCACGAATCCCTTGAACCATCGCTTGAAACTCTTTAGGCAACAAGCTGACTTTATGATCGTTGCCTTCCATCGATTTATCGAGTGTGAAGTGTTTCTCGATAACTTTTGCTCCTTTGGCTACGGCGGCAATGGCTGTGTAAATGCCCCGGTCATGGCCAGAATACCCGATCAGGCACTCACCGATGTCCTCCAACCGCTCTAAATAATTAAGATTGACATCCTTAAATGGGGTAGGGTAAGTAGAATTGCAGTGCAACAGCATATACACTGCGCCTAGCCGTTTTAGCAGAGCGACTGCTTCAATAATCTCATCTTCAGTAGACATCCCGGTAGAACACAGCAGAGGCTTGCCGGTTTTTGCTAAAGCTGTGAGCAAGTCGTGATTCGTTAAATCTGCTGAGGCGACTTTATAAGCCAGCATCCCGTACTGTTCAAGTTGTAATAAACTCTCCAAATCCCACACACTGCACAAGGGCAAAATATCTCGTTGCCGGCAGTAGTCAAAGGCGGCAAACAACTCTTGAGAACTAAGTTGAAATCGCGCCAACAAATCTAGAGTGTACTGAGAACCGATGTCCTCACTAGGATCATTACTGTTGCCGGCATTGTGATACAAAGAAGGCAAATGCCGCATCTGAAATTTCGCGCAATTCGCCCCAACTTCCACCGCTTTGTCAATCAGTTGCTTAGCTAAGATGAGGCTGCCATTGTGATTGATGCCAATCTCAGCAATTATGAAGGTGGCTGATTTAGCATCAATCGTAAATTGATCAATCTGGATACTTTGAGAAGCAATGCCATTACAGGCTAGGCTCGATTTTTTCTTGGGAAAATTGGGCACATCTAAATAAGCACGCATCAGAAAGTCCTTTGGGAGTGACTAGAGCTTTAGGGATAGTGAAATTTTTCCACCTTGCTGAGCAAGAACTCCGCAATTTCAAAATCTACCATTGAATCTATATCCCAGCTAGCCTCTTCACTCATAGAAAATAGAGAAATTTGGCCGCCCAGCCGATTCCCTAGAGACTTTAGCACCCAAGGCTTAAAAATGTAAAGCGACCCGTTCTCAACAAATTGTGGCAGCATATCTTGACGGCGGGGGCGCTGGCGATAGTCGTAGTTAATAGACTGAGCAAGGCCGTTGACTTGTTCCCAAAAAAATTTATGGGAGCGAGAGACGGATAATAGCGAGTCAGCATTCTCTAATATTAACTGCTCAATCGCTTGATCGATGTCGGCACCTGTCCTAATTGGGGAAGTGCATTGCAGGAAAATAACTAACTCTGGAGAGATGCCGGTTTTTTCAAGTTCTGTTAGAGCGTGAAGTAAGGCTGATTCAGAGGATGCAGTGTCCCCGGCAAGTTCTGCTGGACGATCAATGACTTCTGCACCATACAGTCTGGAAATTTCGGCAATTTCTGGGTCATCCGTTGAGACGTAGACACTGTTTACCAGCTTTGCTTCCTTGGCATCCAGAATAGAGTGGGCGACTAAGGGTTTACCGGCAAGGGGGCGCAGGTTCTTGCGGGGGACACCTTTGGAACCGCCGCGAGCGGGGATGATAGCAAGTGTACTCAATCGTCTTTACCTTAATTTTGCTGATTTCGACTGGTTATTTCTAATAATTGTGTTAAGTCGTAGAAGCAGACCTCTGGTGAAAAGCGTTGTTTGGCCAAGTTGAGGGCTTCTGTTTCCAGCATTTGACGCCGATGGGGATCGCGCAGCAACTCGATAATAGCCTCGTGCATTTGATCGACTTCTACAGAAACAAACGCTCGTCCCGCGTGTTCTTCCAAACCATCAGCACCAATTGGAGTGCTTACCAAGCATTTTCCATAAGCGAGGGCTTCTACAGACTTAATTTTTAACCCAGATCCATAGTTTACAGGATTGATCGCAATGGTAGCCTTCTGGTAGTAGGACGCGATATCTGGACAAAATCCATGAAAAACTACAGCATTTTCCCGTGTAGTCACCTCGGAAAAATGATGGGAAACATTGCCACAGATATGGAATTCTGTTTCAGGTACAGTCTGGCGTATAATCGGCCATTGGCGCTCTAGGAATATTCGCAACGCGTGTATATTGTGTTTGGCTTGTGAGCTAACGAAAAGAATATAACTATTATTTGTAGTTGTTGAGGGATATT from Microcoleus sp. FACHB-672 includes these protein-coding regions:
- a CDS encoding SRPBCC family protein, coding for MTALTPSDYLDSAMASDWHPAARASLLRGEILIATQSHTAWGGAVTASMYLSLSRSKAWQQLTDYPRWVQFFPDLTHSQVLELNQNSKRLYQVARKTFLFLSIQAEIYLKVVEISHRQIKFYFEKGNFVDFSADLKLEDCDTGTIITYSVQATPSIPVPSIFIQQAMHLDLPANMRQMRKVMCEQ
- a CDS encoding cytidylyltransferase domain-containing protein, which codes for MSTLAIIPARGGSKGVPRKNLRPLAGKPLVAHSILDAKEAKLVNSVYVSTDDPEIAEISRLYGAEVIDRPAELAGDTASSESALLHALTELEKTGISPELVIFLQCTSPIRTGADIDQAIEQLILENADSLLSVSRSHKFFWEQVNGLAQSINYDYRQRPRRQDMLPQFVENGSLYIFKPWVLKSLGNRLGGQISLFSMSEEASWDIDSMVDFEIAEFLLSKVEKFHYP
- a CDS encoding DUF115 domain-containing protein, which gives rise to MSPKELARQILPPLLFGELMNALYFLEFQKYRKLIQKNSQLKNTETGRCFIIGSGPSIKNIDLRLLENEKVMALNNFYVHPLYEFIKPQYYVVAPLHQPQTDEEWLAWFKDMDANLCANTILFLGLSHRGLLKQKNPSAYEIVNQNDELFKKIDVNYYFSGDFCNRSLDKFIDLETPLFTSFTCSLMAIVIALYLGFKQIYLLGMDSNHFMFDQESERRFYTNGIHQKNEIQRVWGDRYYVECFKAIYEIFKKYYDLNKIAEKKGIKIINATDNTVLKIFDCVEFESLF
- a CDS encoding YihY/virulence factor BrkB family protein; amino-acid sequence: MLSTRFFRFFRHLNLATVREIIKHVGERRLAGLSAEMAYNAMLAICPAILAFLAAIGLFESLQSTIYELARQVAKFAPDDVRILIRSLIQELSITRNQRLFSLSFIASLWAFSGALSAAMAALDQIYQIPPSQTRPFWLAKLVSLALTLGTILLLINASALVFISDLIVRLVASQGDNTVEYGLLRLWRLFMWPVALGIVSVAFGFIYRYGPSRWPVGTPVMPGAVLAALFWAILSGLFRLYVSHFGDYNRTYGIVGAVIVLLLWLYLSSLVMLIGAQLNVTVGEAMRRPQ
- a CDS encoding N-acetylneuraminate synthase family protein; the encoded protein is MRAYLDVPNFPKKKSSLACNGIASQSIQIDQFTIDAKSATFIIAEIGINHNGSLILAKQLIDKAVEVGANCAKFQMRHLPSLYHNAGNSNDPSEDIGSQYTLDLLARFQLSSQELFAAFDYCRQRDILPLCSVWDLESLLQLEQYGMLAYKVASADLTNHDLLTALAKTGKPLLCSTGMSTEDEIIEAVALLKRLGAVYMLLHCNSTYPTPFKDVNLNYLERLEDIGECLIGYSGHDRGIYTAIAAVAKGAKVIEKHFTLDKSMEGNDHKVSLLPKEFQAMVQGIREVEQALGTAAPRRLSQGELMNRATLAKSLVINCDLEPGQVITAEMIVVKSPGKGLQPNRKSDLIGLKAKRSLKAGDFFFAGDLEQETVKSRHYKFNRPWGLPVRYHDFKTILAKSNPDLLEFHLSYRDLEQDIHQFFNQTYDLDLVVHSPELFAGDHLLNLCALDENYRQHSVRELQRVIDVTRTLKPFFKKASRPLIVGNLGGFTTDAPIPVSERRQWYDLIAKSLSELDTKGVEIIPQTLPPFPWYFGGQLYLNLFVEPDDTVEFCREHGYRVCLDISHSKLASNHYNWSFNQFVEQVAPHTAHFHIADAAGVDGEGLQIGEGDMDFPALAEFLEKASPTASFIPEIWQGHHNQGEGFWIALEKLEKWL